A window of Pirellula sp. SH-Sr6A contains these coding sequences:
- the recJ gene encoding single-stranded-DNA-specific exonuclease RecJ, translated as MTKQWRYRGFDAAAIQHLAKTAGVETVVAQLLFQRGITDPGFIQTFLEPKFSELREPNLLPNMEPASQRIYRAVQDRTPIVIYGDYDADGMCGTAILYNCLKMLRADVQYFIPNRLEDSYGLSCEALSKLHQRGRRLVISVDCGIGSVAEAAHCRELGLDLIVTDHHTIGEVLPDAAAIVHPALPDFGYPFHGLCGGGVAFKLAWALCQLDSQDKRVTPAHRQFLLESTCIAAIATVADVVPLVDENRIIVRSALKLLLQHAPLGLKALMERAKLHTKSSLGAEDIAFTLAPRLNAAGRLGQAQLGVELLTTQDPDRAKALAEYLDRLNSDRESLERSVTLAATKQIKEQFDVENDPALVVHGAGWHLGVIGVVAGRLAEKFHRPVVVVGLDPLGQKPGTGSARSAGVVNLYEAFQDCREHLVSCGGHAAAAGLKIQEHCIPSFRAALLEAVASRLGGSRPNPTLEIDAEVTLKQISSLSLVQRIERLAPFGASNPRPIFVANQVQLTEPAKTMGNGDRHFQARFVQHGTAIRAIAFGQSEWVETINQHSGFIDIAFRPSINEFGGNHRVELQVMDWRRSPSSIPAPHVLDRSNVSSLT; from the coding sequence ATGACCAAGCAGTGGCGGTATCGCGGCTTTGACGCCGCAGCAATTCAGCATTTGGCGAAGACCGCGGGCGTCGAAACCGTCGTCGCCCAGCTGCTCTTTCAGCGGGGAATCACCGACCCCGGATTCATTCAAACCTTCTTAGAGCCGAAATTCTCGGAGCTCCGGGAGCCTAATTTGCTTCCCAACATGGAGCCGGCCTCCCAACGCATCTATCGGGCCGTTCAAGACCGAACGCCCATCGTGATTTATGGTGATTACGATGCCGATGGGATGTGCGGGACCGCCATTCTCTACAACTGCTTGAAGATGCTGCGAGCGGATGTTCAGTACTTCATTCCAAACCGGCTCGAGGACAGTTACGGACTGAGCTGCGAGGCATTGTCAAAGCTGCACCAGCGAGGGCGGCGATTGGTGATCTCCGTGGATTGTGGAATCGGTTCGGTCGCGGAAGCTGCGCACTGCCGAGAGCTCGGACTGGACTTGATCGTCACGGATCACCACACCATCGGCGAAGTGCTGCCAGATGCGGCAGCGATCGTGCATCCCGCGCTTCCCGATTTTGGCTATCCCTTTCATGGCTTGTGCGGCGGAGGCGTTGCGTTCAAGCTAGCGTGGGCGCTTTGCCAACTGGACAGCCAGGACAAACGTGTCACACCCGCCCATCGGCAGTTCTTATTGGAATCGACTTGTATTGCGGCCATTGCGACGGTCGCCGATGTTGTACCCTTGGTGGATGAAAATCGGATTATCGTTCGAAGCGCGTTGAAGCTGCTTCTGCAACACGCCCCCCTTGGCCTCAAGGCCTTGATGGAGAGAGCCAAGTTGCACACGAAGTCCTCCCTCGGAGCCGAGGACATCGCGTTCACGTTGGCCCCGCGACTCAACGCGGCAGGGCGATTGGGGCAGGCGCAGTTGGGGGTCGAACTCCTGACCACCCAGGATCCAGACCGAGCCAAAGCGCTGGCCGAATACCTGGACCGCCTCAATAGCGATCGGGAATCCCTCGAGCGCTCGGTCACGTTGGCGGCAACTAAGCAAATCAAAGAGCAGTTCGACGTGGAGAACGATCCGGCCTTGGTCGTGCATGGCGCGGGCTGGCATCTCGGAGTGATCGGAGTGGTGGCGGGGCGTTTAGCAGAGAAATTCCATCGCCCTGTCGTCGTCGTTGGCTTGGATCCGTTAGGGCAAAAACCGGGAACGGGCTCGGCGCGATCGGCTGGCGTGGTGAACTTGTACGAAGCTTTTCAAGATTGCCGCGAACATCTCGTAAGCTGTGGTGGTCATGCTGCAGCGGCAGGGCTCAAGATCCAGGAACATTGCATACCGAGCTTCCGTGCAGCGCTTTTAGAAGCGGTTGCATCGCGACTGGGCGGTTCACGCCCTAACCCCACGCTCGAAATCGATGCGGAAGTGACGCTCAAGCAGATTAGCAGTCTGTCGTTGGTCCAAAGAATTGAGCGATTGGCTCCATTCGGAGCCTCGAACCCTCGGCCCATTTTCGTAGCCAATCAAGTCCAATTGACAGAGCCGGCGAAGACGATGGGAAATGGAGATCGCCACTTCCAAGCCCGCTTTGTCCAACACGGGACAGCCATTCGCGCGATCGCTTTTGGGCAAAGCGAGTGGGTGGAGACGATCAATCAGCACTCCGGTTTCATCGATATCGCCTTTCGCCCGAGCATCAACGAGTTTGGGGGGAACCATCGTGTTGAATTGCAAGTGATGGATTGGCGGCGGTCCCCCTCTTCCATACCAGCCCCGCATGTTCTGGATCGAAGCAACGTCTCCTCCTTGACCTAA
- a CDS encoding MBL fold metallo-hydrolase — protein sequence MDSQLAETIGSVDNAPTLELAHGNLTIDGYSRAAVQTYWRIAELKIGFDLGAQPWDHMALPRYFVSHTHLDHVAALPSYVARRRMMKMDRPTIYLPESAVSPVDSMLKAFSRLDRGRLPCELIPLTAHQEIELSRELVVTAIPMKHTVPSLGFIVWDRRRKLKPEYAELTGEQIRDIKMSGVDVTNEVRIPLIAYTGDTAPQGLDTNPDVYRAKILITEMTFVAPEHRKEKIHKHGHMHLDDIVARRDDFQNEVVICGHFSTRYNDSQIRRWVDKAIPDRLDGRLHLWI from the coding sequence ATGGATTCGCAGCTCGCCGAAACCATCGGCTCGGTGGACAATGCCCCGACACTGGAGCTCGCGCATGGCAACCTCACGATCGATGGATATTCTCGAGCGGCTGTGCAGACCTATTGGCGGATCGCCGAACTGAAAATCGGATTCGATCTCGGAGCGCAACCTTGGGATCACATGGCGCTCCCCCGGTATTTTGTCTCCCACACCCACCTCGATCACGTCGCGGCGCTCCCCTCGTATGTCGCACGCCGTCGGATGATGAAGATGGATCGGCCAACTATCTATCTGCCCGAATCCGCCGTATCGCCAGTGGATTCGATGCTCAAGGCTTTTTCGCGTCTCGACCGCGGACGATTACCTTGCGAATTGATTCCGCTGACGGCCCATCAAGAGATCGAACTCTCTCGCGAGCTAGTCGTTACAGCCATCCCCATGAAGCATACCGTTCCTTCGCTCGGCTTCATCGTGTGGGACCGACGACGCAAACTCAAACCGGAGTACGCGGAACTCACCGGTGAGCAGATTCGAGATATCAAGATGAGCGGTGTCGACGTGACCAATGAGGTGCGCATTCCGCTGATCGCTTACACGGGGGACACCGCCCCGCAAGGCCTGGATACGAATCCCGACGTTTACCGTGCCAAGATTCTGATCACAGAAATGACCTTCGTAGCCCCCGAACATCGCAAAGAGAAAATCCACAAACACGGGCATATGCACCTGGACGACATCGTCGCACGACGGGACGATTTTCAGAATGAAGTCGTCATCTGCGGTCACTTTAGCACGCGCTACAACGATTCGCAGATCCGCCGTTGGGTTGACAAAGCGATCCCCGACCGGCTCGACGGTCGGCTTCATCTTTGGATTTAA
- a CDS encoding pseudouridine synthase: protein MSSIVNIAAYKYVELDDLDNRRLHLKQITAEWQLKGTILLSHEGINLFLAGERVAIDAFLGFLRASHPGLADLVVKESLTDYQPFHRMLVKLKKEIIPVGDGGKLAVQVQDRVVEVEPMENASPKLPPQELKRWLDEGKPIALLDTRNTYETDLGTFEGAIDLRLRTFREFPQAAASLPDEVKKNPVVMFCTGGIRCEKIGPYMKGLGFENIYQLEGGILKYFEECQQSHYHGDCFVFDQRVAVDPNLSPSDSYECFACKHVLSSEEIQSDRYREGQFCPYCYQAEEERKEARQTRIRQIASEQRGCVPYENRRWISIPQRFAGLPLLDALCQFMPGYGKEAWIEAIDQGLVQCPRRNYQPASAQEIVQEGARFLHSQPGTVEPPVSESIDLIDEDEALVVVSKGAPLPVHPSGRYARNTLVSILQEAYAPEKLRPCHRLDMNTTGLVVFARRYKVAQAVQQQFADGLVEKVYRVQVDGIVEWDCIECNEPISKESLPNGGRCIDRKGQHAHSIFTVLERSENSTTLEARLITGRTHQLRLHLASLGHPVVNDPLYLPGGNTRSQPDEVRMAQPMQLHCHRMALRHPITNQRVEWVASREPNARFFS from the coding sequence ATGTCCAGCATCGTCAACATCGCCGCATACAAGTACGTTGAGCTCGACGACCTAGACAATCGTCGCCTTCATCTCAAACAAATTACCGCGGAGTGGCAGCTCAAAGGAACCATTCTTCTGAGCCACGAAGGTATCAACTTGTTCCTAGCCGGAGAACGGGTCGCGATCGATGCCTTTTTGGGTTTTCTCCGCGCATCCCATCCAGGCCTGGCCGATTTGGTGGTAAAGGAAAGCCTCACCGACTACCAACCGTTTCATCGCATGTTGGTCAAGCTCAAGAAGGAGATCATCCCCGTCGGTGATGGAGGCAAACTCGCCGTGCAGGTTCAAGACCGCGTGGTGGAGGTCGAGCCAATGGAAAATGCGTCCCCAAAACTCCCCCCCCAGGAGTTGAAACGGTGGCTGGACGAAGGGAAGCCGATCGCATTGTTAGACACCCGCAATACCTACGAAACCGATTTGGGTACATTCGAGGGTGCCATCGATTTACGGCTGCGAACCTTTCGCGAATTCCCACAGGCTGCCGCCTCCCTGCCTGACGAAGTCAAAAAGAATCCGGTCGTGATGTTCTGCACCGGCGGCATTCGCTGCGAGAAAATCGGTCCCTACATGAAGGGGCTTGGCTTCGAGAACATCTATCAGCTGGAGGGTGGGATTCTCAAGTACTTCGAAGAGTGCCAACAGTCCCATTACCATGGCGATTGTTTCGTCTTTGATCAACGCGTTGCCGTCGACCCAAACTTGTCCCCCTCCGACTCGTACGAGTGCTTTGCGTGCAAGCACGTTCTCAGTTCCGAAGAGATCCAATCCGATCGGTACCGCGAAGGCCAGTTTTGCCCCTACTGCTACCAAGCCGAAGAGGAGCGAAAAGAGGCGAGACAAACTCGCATTCGTCAGATCGCTTCGGAGCAGCGAGGGTGTGTCCCGTACGAAAATCGACGCTGGATCTCCATCCCACAACGATTCGCCGGCCTGCCGTTACTCGACGCGCTTTGCCAGTTCATGCCGGGATATGGCAAGGAGGCTTGGATCGAAGCGATCGATCAAGGACTCGTGCAATGCCCTCGAAGAAACTACCAGCCCGCTTCGGCGCAGGAGATTGTTCAAGAAGGGGCGAGATTCCTTCACTCCCAGCCCGGGACAGTCGAACCACCGGTGAGCGAGTCGATCGACTTGATCGATGAAGACGAAGCGCTCGTTGTGGTGAGCAAAGGGGCTCCCCTGCCGGTTCACCCCTCTGGACGTTACGCGAGGAATACGCTGGTATCGATCTTGCAGGAGGCGTACGCGCCGGAGAAGCTTCGCCCCTGCCATCGTCTGGACATGAACACGACAGGATTGGTGGTGTTTGCGAGACGCTACAAGGTTGCGCAAGCCGTTCAACAGCAGTTCGCCGATGGATTGGTGGAGAAGGTGTATCGCGTTCAAGTGGACGGGATCGTGGAGTGGGATTGCATCGAATGCAATGAGCCCATCTCGAAAGAGTCGCTCCCCAATGGCGGTCGGTGCATCGATCGAAAGGGGCAACATGCCCATTCGATCTTTACCGTTTTGGAGCGAAGCGAGAATTCGACCACGTTGGAAGCGAGACTGATCACCGGACGCACCCATCAACTCCGATTGCACCTGGCATCGCTGGGACACCCGGTCGTCAATGATCCTTTGTATTTACCAGGGGGGAACACGCGTTCGCAGCCAGATGAAGTTAGAATGGCACAACCGATGCAGCTTCACTGCCACCGTATGGCGCTGCGGCACCCCATTACGAATCAGCGCGTCGAGTGGGTAGCCTCTCGAGAACCTAACGCACGATTCTTTTCCTAA
- the trhA gene encoding PAQR family membrane homeostasis protein TrhA, which produces MAKTWTLENASEEKLNALIHGIGFLLSIPALLFLASLSFDRDTGLLVACIVYGCSLSAMYLFSMLSHAVKNPDQRHRMRALDQGVIYTLISGTFTPFIWANMEGWGRGTLLAAIWVAAIAGFLSKVFSKHRIDDMNPLWCILLGWGPAMVLFFFVSTLCFATMLLGGVLYTLGVLFLQNDHKEWYFHPVWHVMVILASATHYAGIAAFAVLGWDR; this is translated from the coding sequence ATGGCCAAAACATGGACGCTCGAGAATGCTTCTGAAGAGAAGCTGAACGCGTTGATTCACGGAATCGGATTTCTGCTTAGCATTCCTGCGCTTCTTTTTCTGGCGAGCCTTTCGTTCGATCGAGATACAGGGCTCTTGGTCGCGTGCATCGTTTATGGATGCAGCCTATCGGCGATGTACCTGTTCTCGATGCTCTCCCACGCGGTAAAGAATCCGGATCAGCGGCATCGCATGCGAGCGCTCGATCAAGGCGTCATTTATACCTTGATCTCCGGGACTTTTACCCCTTTCATTTGGGCAAACATGGAGGGCTGGGGTCGCGGTACGCTGCTCGCTGCCATATGGGTCGCAGCGATAGCTGGATTTCTATCGAAGGTTTTCAGCAAGCACCGGATCGACGATATGAATCCTTTGTGGTGCATCCTGCTGGGCTGGGGACCCGCGATGGTTCTCTTTTTCTTCGTATCCACCCTTTGCTTCGCGACGATGCTTTTGGGGGGAGTGCTCTACACGCTAGGCGTTCTGTTCTTGCAGAACGATCATAAAGAATGGTATTTCCATCCCGTGTGGCACGTGATGGTAATCCTCGCTAGCGCCACGCATTACGCGGGTATCGCAGCCTTCGCCGTATTAGGCTGGGATCGATGA
- a CDS encoding acyl-CoA desaturase: MKGSTANHEAGPQARNHHPGNLVAPVQPIVDEIGNASHKGVSGGSKASPVPEIYHIQWGPSAWLVVLHIGVLFAPWTFTWSGLALALVLHWATGSLGICLGFHRLLTHTGLVVPKWLYNTLALIGTLAGEGGPISWTANHRKHHAYSDQPGDPHSPHDGPWWAHMFWLAFTTDNGDFKGYARKWVPDLLKHPFLMTLENWFLPIHLAFAAMITGAGYLIGGTELAVSWLIWAVCVRMVGVLHATWFVNSASHMFGYKNYETKDDSRNNWWVAIIAYGEGWHNNHHAHPRLAQHGHKWWEFDITYAAIRLLRAVGLATDVVDLASMQEKKRAHAERNAA, from the coding sequence ATGAAAGGCTCCACTGCAAACCATGAAGCCGGACCACAAGCCCGGAACCACCATCCAGGCAATTTGGTCGCTCCCGTCCAACCCATTGTGGACGAAATCGGCAATGCCTCGCACAAAGGGGTGTCGGGTGGAAGCAAGGCTTCGCCTGTTCCCGAGATCTACCACATTCAGTGGGGACCTTCGGCTTGGCTTGTTGTATTGCATATCGGCGTGCTGTTCGCACCTTGGACCTTCACCTGGTCAGGCTTGGCGTTGGCCCTCGTTCTCCACTGGGCGACAGGTAGTTTGGGCATTTGTCTTGGATTTCACCGGCTGTTGACCCATACCGGGCTGGTCGTTCCCAAGTGGCTTTACAATACGCTCGCTTTGATCGGAACCCTGGCTGGTGAAGGGGGCCCGATTTCTTGGACGGCCAACCACCGAAAACACCATGCCTATAGTGATCAGCCTGGAGATCCTCACTCTCCTCACGATGGCCCTTGGTGGGCTCACATGTTTTGGTTGGCATTCACCACCGACAACGGCGATTTCAAGGGATACGCTCGCAAGTGGGTTCCCGACTTGTTGAAACATCCGTTCTTGATGACGTTGGAAAATTGGTTCCTCCCGATTCACCTGGCGTTTGCTGCGATGATCACCGGAGCTGGATACCTGATCGGCGGTACCGAGCTAGCCGTCTCGTGGTTGATTTGGGCGGTCTGCGTCCGCATGGTCGGTGTGCTCCACGCTACTTGGTTTGTCAACTCGGCCTCGCACATGTTCGGTTATAAGAACTACGAGACCAAGGACGATAGCCGGAACAATTGGTGGGTGGCGATCATCGCTTACGGCGAAGGCTGGCACAACAATCACCACGCACATCCCCGCTTGGCACAGCACGGGCACAAGTGGTGGGAGTTCGATATCACTTACGCCGCAATCCGACTCCTGCGAGCCGTCGGTTTGGCCACCGACGTGGTCGATCTGGCGAGCATGCAAGAAAAGAAGCGTGCCCACGCGGAACGCAACGCCGCTTAA
- the rpsT gene encoding 30S ribosomal protein S20: MPNIQSAKKRLRQSLERRSRNRAAKSQLKTAIKKLRESVTAKNFDEAKEQFNKLCKMLDQTASKRIIHVNKAARTKSRLNAYIKKASAA; the protein is encoded by the coding sequence GTGCCGAATATTCAAAGCGCTAAGAAGCGTCTTCGACAATCCCTAGAGCGACGCTCTCGCAACCGAGCAGCCAAATCGCAGCTCAAAACGGCTATTAAAAAGTTGCGTGAATCGGTGACGGCGAAGAATTTTGACGAAGCGAAAGAGCAATTCAACAAGCTCTGCAAGATGCTGGATCAGACTGCTTCGAAGAGAATCATTCACGTCAACAAAGCCGCTCGCACCAAGAGCCGTTTGAACGCCTACATCAAAAAGGCATCGGCTGCTTAA
- a CDS encoding prolipoprotein diacylglyceryl transferase, producing MRQTLFHIPHAFLGLPVFGLVSWGTLVLIVIAILALAAARTAELRESLLKNNGFVWGAMLLLNALLLPRIETRIDDWPVGLPVRGYGVLLMLGVLFGVWVALRRARARGISTESFFSLATWTVVSGIVGARLFYVVQYWDEMEGDTLVAKLFSVLQITEGGLVVYGSVIGGLAAMIFWTLRHRVSILLVADAVTPAFFLGLAFGRIGCLLNGCCYGGVCEAELPSISFPAGSPVYEEQLSTGRILGIETEDRRIVSVKPDSWGAKKRIREGGRIDRLSWTPVDGPNPQEPLRRPAFEGVLVVDGQTFYIPSEEVPRSSVGVHPSQIYASAGGLVLFLWTVALSPFLLRTGTLFATGLIAYGVVRSMEEYTRVDEGGQFGTDLSISQWISAIGIAIGLAIWIFAILPKRRDRRDPSIAPSR from the coding sequence ATGAGGCAAACATTATTTCATATTCCCCATGCGTTCCTTGGGCTCCCCGTGTTCGGATTGGTGAGTTGGGGAACGCTGGTTCTTATCGTCATTGCGATCCTGGCATTGGCGGCGGCTCGGACGGCCGAACTGCGAGAATCTCTTCTGAAGAACAACGGGTTTGTTTGGGGAGCAATGCTGCTTCTCAACGCCCTGCTGCTCCCTCGCATCGAAACGCGAATCGACGACTGGCCTGTTGGGCTCCCGGTTCGCGGGTACGGTGTTTTGCTCATGCTGGGGGTTTTGTTCGGCGTCTGGGTAGCGCTTCGCCGCGCTCGCGCGCGCGGAATTTCTACGGAGTCCTTTTTTTCCCTGGCGACGTGGACCGTTGTCTCTGGGATCGTGGGCGCTCGTTTGTTCTATGTCGTTCAATATTGGGACGAGATGGAGGGGGATACGCTGGTAGCCAAACTCTTCTCCGTTCTGCAGATCACCGAGGGAGGGTTGGTCGTCTATGGGAGCGTGATCGGTGGTTTGGCTGCGATGATTTTTTGGACCCTTCGCCATCGCGTATCCATTTTGCTCGTCGCGGACGCGGTGACGCCCGCGTTTTTTCTAGGCCTGGCCTTTGGACGCATTGGATGCTTGCTCAACGGTTGCTGCTATGGCGGTGTCTGCGAAGCGGAATTGCCATCGATTTCCTTTCCGGCCGGATCGCCGGTGTACGAGGAACAACTTTCCACGGGTCGAATTCTAGGAATCGAAACGGAGGATCGACGCATCGTTTCCGTCAAGCCTGACTCATGGGGGGCGAAGAAGAGAATTCGCGAAGGAGGACGGATCGATCGCCTGAGCTGGACTCCGGTCGATGGCCCCAACCCCCAAGAACCGTTGCGACGCCCCGCCTTTGAAGGGGTATTGGTCGTCGACGGCCAGACTTTTTACATCCCGTCGGAGGAAGTGCCTCGCTCCTCGGTGGGGGTTCACCCTTCCCAGATCTACGCCTCCGCCGGTGGATTGGTCCTATTCCTTTGGACGGTCGCTCTTTCACCATTTCTCCTCCGCACCGGGACACTCTTTGCTACCGGACTGATCGCCTATGGTGTCGTTCGCTCGATGGAAGAATACACTCGAGTGGATGAAGGAGGCCAGTTTGGAACGGACCTGAGTATCTCGCAGTGGATCAGCGCAATCGGAATCGCCATCGGGCTTGCGATTTGGATCTTTGCCATTCTGCCTAAACGTCGAGATCGACGGGACCCGTCCATCGCTCCCAGTCGATGA